In the genome of Flavobacterium panacagri, one region contains:
- a CDS encoding TIGR00730 family Rossman fold protein, which translates to MKRITVFCASSFGTEKIYEEQAVALGKTLAEQNIELVYGGANVGLMGAVADGALNAGGKVIGVLPNFLRSKEIAHQGLSELILVESMHERKTKMNDLCDGVIALPGGFGTLEELFEMLTWAQLGLHKKPIAILNVNGFYDSLIELLQTMTNKGLLKEINREMLLISENIDDLLHQMRNYKAPTVGKWIDKKES; encoded by the coding sequence ATGAAAAGAATAACAGTCTTCTGTGCTTCTAGTTTTGGCACTGAAAAAATATATGAAGAACAAGCAGTCGCATTAGGAAAAACGCTTGCAGAACAAAATATAGAATTAGTTTATGGAGGTGCAAATGTAGGCTTAATGGGCGCAGTTGCAGACGGCGCTTTAAATGCTGGCGGAAAAGTAATCGGAGTACTTCCAAACTTTTTGAGATCAAAAGAAATTGCACATCAAGGTTTAAGCGAATTGATTTTGGTAGAAAGCATGCACGAACGCAAAACCAAAATGAACGATTTATGCGATGGGGTGATTGCTTTACCTGGAGGATTTGGAACTCTTGAAGAACTTTTCGAAATGCTTACTTGGGCACAATTGGGACTTCATAAAAAACCAATCGCAATCTTAAATGTAAATGGCTTTTATGATTCCCTTATAGAATTATTACAAACCATGACTAATAAAGGTTTACTAAAGGAAATTAACAGAGAAATGCTTTTAATAAGTGAAAATATTGATGATTTACTACATCAAATGAGAAATTATAAAGCACCGACAGTTGGCAAATGGATTGATAAAAAAGAATCCTGA
- a CDS encoding SRPBCC family protein has translation MKTENNKFAKAEMLIRKPVSEVFKAFIDPQTTSKFWFTKGSGKLEENQKTEWTWEMYGFSLSVKTLVLQENKKIVIEWGNPDELTLVEWIFNPLNENETFVSITNSGFQGDSDKIIDQVRNSTEGFTLVLAGAKAFLEHNLQLNLVLDRFPKGLA, from the coding sequence ATGAAAACAGAAAACAACAAATTTGCAAAAGCCGAAATGCTGATTCGGAAACCTGTTTCAGAAGTTTTTAAGGCTTTTATTGATCCTCAGACTACAAGTAAATTTTGGTTCACAAAAGGATCCGGAAAATTAGAAGAAAATCAAAAAACTGAATGGACTTGGGAAATGTATGGTTTTTCCCTTTCGGTTAAAACTTTGGTTTTACAAGAAAATAAAAAAATTGTTATTGAATGGGGAAATCCCGATGAACTTACTTTAGTAGAATGGATTTTTAATCCGTTGAACGAAAATGAAACTTTTGTAAGTATTACCAATTCAGGTTTTCAGGGAGATTCAGATAAAATTATAGATCAGGTTCGTAATTCTACCGAAGGATTTACTTTAGTTTTGGCTGGTGCAAAAGCCTTTTTAGAACATAATTTACAGCTGAATTTGGTTTTAGATAGATTCCCGAAAGGATTAGCTTAA
- a CDS encoding iron chaperone — METKKPENIDEYIGGFPNDVQEILEKVRMTIQKAAPDAKEKISYSMPAFEQNGIVVYFAAFKNHIGLYALPSGHEAFAEELSKYKSGKGSVQFPLKDKIPYDLITKIVKFRVKENLEKVKKK; from the coding sequence ATGGAAACAAAGAAGCCCGAAAATATAGACGAATACATCGGTGGATTTCCGAATGATGTTCAGGAAATTTTGGAGAAAGTTCGAATGACAATTCAGAAAGCAGCTCCAGATGCCAAAGAAAAAATCAGTTATTCGATGCCCGCTTTTGAGCAGAACGGAATCGTAGTTTATTTTGCAGCTTTCAAAAATCATATTGGACTTTATGCACTTCCAAGCGGCCACGAAGCTTTTGCAGAAGAGCTTTCTAAATATAAATCAGGGAAAGGTTCTGTACAATTTCCGTTGAAAGATAAAATACCTTACGATTTGATTACGAAAATTGTAAAATTTAGAGTGAAAGAAAATCTTGAAAAAGTAAAAAAGAAATAA